One stretch of Podospora pseudoanserina strain CBS 124.78 chromosome 4, whole genome shotgun sequence DNA includes these proteins:
- a CDS encoding hypothetical protein (EggNog:ENOG503NXAN; COG:A): MSNNNIAEFPDVQVKLQQPKEKSAFERQKAEIEAKRLREEAETAAALAEFQKEFGGDDEEDKLPRGSHQTSRFGNGPPTRPAFNSPSPFGGGAGKRHFGLPSGPSLKSGPGSLGPPPPSYGKKRTFDGFQQDRDRERGRNWDRSGFEDREAGSLTVSKAFEASDDEGETTAVSGRAEEKAASRPTLRLSNLPPGRSPAFIKSLIPANLTVEDVKIVPPAGPTGADRGTERKSVSAIVTLSKETPAAEIDAAVSTLQNRYLGFGFFLSLHRHLSSAAISSGLTALHPSTSVISHPFGAKKVEEILRPHGSHSVSSHRGYAPPTHYGPPMSGSVNRSGILHVPVSPPRDIKQLRMIHKVIESVLEHGPQLEALLMSRPDVQQEEKWAWLWDARSEGGIWYRWRLWEIVTGLQSTDKVKYWPLFEGSHAWKAPAQRLAYEYVTGVDEFVSEPEYDSSEDEDFDDEQGRQGEHNEQEDTFLNPIEKSKLSHLLSRLPTTTTKIRKGDIARIATFAITHASRGADEVVEMIVSNIEQPFAYTSANPDYKRDGKEKDEGSRDASPAPDDKLGSGGLDTSAASLLGLYVVSDILSSSSTSGIRHAWRYRQLFENALRAHKTFEKLGMVVDKLGWGRIRADRWKRAVELVLSLWESWCVFPVETHEYFVNSFNNPPALKKPVDVGGTEQKVGKWKPVETEAGAKEKDHGFLPISTKLSTDQDDENDHYLEDVLESRDGDVELQSPYMYYTSVLDEFSDLDLDGVPYDDDDDDDDENGVSGDVSMPQPTTTEPPADKVETKIIGGFSMSAAKAAPVKKRMRAVDMFAGSDSD; the protein is encoded by the coding sequence ATGTCGAACAATAACATTGCCGAATTTCCTGATGTTCAGGTCAAACTCCAACAGCCAAAGGAAAAGTCAGCATTCGAGAGACAAAAAGCAGAGATCGAGGCGAAGCGCCTGCGCGAAGAGGCCGAGACGGCAGCTGCCCTTGCCGAATTCCAAAAGGAATTTGGAGgcgacgacgaagaggataAGCTTCCTCGAGGCTCTCACCAGACATCGAGATTTGGGAATGGCCCGCCCACTCGACCAGCTTTCAACAGCCCGTCACcttttggaggtggtgcagGCAAGCGACATTTCGGCCTTCCTTCGGGGCCCTCGTTGAAGAGCGGTCCTGGGAGTTTgggacctcctccgccatcatACGGCAAGAAGCGAACGTTTGATGGGTTTCAGCAGGACCGAGATCGAGAGAGGGGACGAAACTGGGATAGGTCGGGCTTCGAAGATCGAGAGGCGGGATCCTTGACCGTGTCCAAAGCTTTCGAGGccagtgatgatgaaggcGAGACAACGGCTGTTTCTGGCCgtgccgaggagaaggcggcttCGAGACCTACCCTACGTTTGTCCAACTTGCCACCAGGCAGATCACCGGCATTCATCAAGTCTCTGATACCGGCAAACTTGACtgtggaggatgtcaagATCGTGCCACCAGCGGGACCGACCGGTGCTGACCGTGGCACGGAGAGAAAGTCGGTATCAGCGATAGTTACGCTGTCAAAGGAAACACCTGCTGCTGAAATTGATGCCGCAGTCAGCACGCTGCAGAATCGCTATCTAGGCTTCggttttttcctttctttgcACAGACAtctctcctcggccgccatTTCGTCAGGGCTTACAGCTCTGCACCCTTCGACCTCAGTGATATCACACCCATTTGGGGCGAAGAAGGTCGAGGAAATTTTGAGGCCGCATGGCTCACATTCGGTGAGCTCCCACCGCGGCTATGCGCCTCCTACCCACTATGGCCCTCCCATGAGTGGTTCCGTCAACCGAAGTGGTATCCTCCACGTTCCTGTCAGCCCGCCACGGGATATCAAACAACTTCGCATGATACACAAAGTCATCGAGTCGGTCCTGGAGCATGGGCCACAGCTGGAGGCCCTCCTTATGTCTCGCCCGGATGTGCAACAAGAGGAAAAGTGGGCATGGCTATGGGATGCGCGCAGTGAGGGTGGTATCTGGTACCGCTGGAGGCTGTGGGAAATCGTGACGGGTTTGCAGTCCACAGACAAGGTCAAGTATTGGCCATTGTTTGAGGGAAGCCATGCCTGGAAAGCACCAGCACAACGGCTTGCCTACGAATATGTCACAGGTGTCGATGAGTTTGTCTCAGAGCCCGAGTATGATTCTTCTGAAGATGAGGATTTCGATGACGAGCAGGGTCGACAGGGCGAGCACAACGAGCAGGAGGATACATTTTTAAACCCCATTGAAAAGTCAAAGCTGTCCCACTTGTTGTCTCGactaccaacaacaacaaccaagatCAGGAAAGGAGACATTGCGCGCATAGCAACATTTGCCATCACGCACGCCAGCCGAGGAGCCGATGAAGTTGTCGAAATGATTGTGTCCAACATCGAGCAACCATTCGCATATACCTCGGCCAATCCAGACTACAAACGTGATGGGAAAGAGAAGGACGAGGGCTCGCGCGAtgcctctcctgctccagaCGACAAACTTGGATCCGGTGGACTTGACACTAGCGCAGCGTCACTTCTCGGCCTTTATGTGGTCAGTGACATTttgtcctcttcatccaccaGCGGCATCCGCCATGCATGGCGGTATCGTCAATTATTCGAGAACGCGCTTCGAGCCCACAAGACGTTTGAGAAGCTGGGAATGGTGGTGGATAAGCTAGGCTGGGGACGGATCCGGGCCGACAGGTGGAAGCGCGCCGTAGAACTGGTGCTAAGCCTCTGGGAGAGTTGGTGTGTGTTTCCGGTTGAAACCCACGAGTATTTCGTCAACAGTTTCAACAACCCACCAGCTCTGAAGAAGCCGGTGGACGTTGGCGGAACAGAGCAAAAGGTGGGCAAATGGAAGCCAGTGGAGACAGAAGCTGGCGCAAAAGAGAAGGACCACGGCTTTTTGCCGATCTCGACAAAGCTATCGACTGACCAGGACGACGAAAATGACCACTACTTGGAGGATGTTTTGGAATCtcgtgatggtgatgtcgagcTCCAGTCACCCTACATGTACTACACCTCGGTGCTGGATGAGTTCTCTGACCTGGACCTCGACGGTGTCCCatatgacgacgacgacgacgacgacgacgagaatGGGGTCAGCGGAGATGTGAGCATGCCGCAACCGACAACGACAGAGCCACCAGCAGATAAGGTGGAAACCAAGATCATAGGAGGCTTTTCCATGTCGGCGGCGAAGGCTGCGCCAGTGAAGAAGCGGATGCGTGCAGTGGACATGTTTGCGGGGTCTGACTCTGATTAG
- a CDS encoding hypothetical protein (COG:H; EggNog:ENOG503P7N9) yields MPIINGQKMACGPCIRGHRSTKCNHYNERVMVPVRKPGRPLSTCPCPPGKPCVCGGVRVAIPKKQKCHCPAGTVDSATSSEFDPSPVDTPISPASRTSSNRVTKSGSGSKSASRRQSLALANLERMDPNSINLIPSPNGNGMIGITAMVSPRDATFGHPMGMVSMGPRESFVPAPPPDFGGPMGYNMPPSMPPHMPPPHYPPHIQISQHIKTENGGFVPMLNGTFVSPVPIPAFVDGPHPQGMQAFNGPPPPPPPNPVLEPSAMSKPKGGSGGGGCCGGGNKASPIQAPPPVPAPLPTPPQQQMPNTMPPPQSQNAPSGGGGSCCSSKSSQPPPMPQMSPNAMQAPPQPGFGQGFIPQYQTPIDIKMENMHHHQPFQFPGQTVFTYPAEYGSWQMPINPAIWQQVVSRPPTQQQHETPISATAPNGNNGTVGGNSHECGCGEGCQCVGCLAHPFNSQMLQYVQNAYSPNSSHGNSRSADSSANASPSANPLNLASPVEIPSGPELPPSHQTQPQPPPRPNANESDGSSNAPTPPNEGSPALSNEEELTALDYYFVHLPISALCVGALDMCPCDESCECVGCLVHNTAGFPQGDGGFS; encoded by the exons ATGCCCATCATAAACGGGCAAAAAATGGCCTG CGGGCCATGCATTCGCGGCCATCGCTCTACGAAATGCAATCACTATAACGAgcgggtgatggtgccggtgaGGAAGCCTGGTCGCCCCTTGAGCACCTGCCCCTGCCCACCTGGGAAACCATGTGTATGCGGCGGCGTTAGAGTTGCCATTCCGAAGAAGCAAAAGTGCCATTGTCCAGCTGGGACTGTCGACAGTGCTACCAGCTCCGAGTTCGACCCTTCGCCAGTTGACACACCCATCTCACCAGCATCACGCACCTCTTCGAATCGAGTCACCAAGTCGGGTTCGGGGTCCAAGTCAGCCAGCCGAAGGCAATCGCTGGCGCTTGCGAacttggagaggatggatcCCAACTCCATCAACCTGATCCCGTCGCCCAATGGAAATGGAATGATTGGAATCACGGCCATGGTGAGCCCAAGGGACGCGACGTTTGGACATCCGATGGGGATGGTATCCATGGGGCCTCGGGAGTCTTTTGTgcctgcaccaccaccggatTTTGGTGGTCCAATGGGATACAACATGCCCCCAAGCATGCCGCCACACATGCCACCGCCTCACTATCCCCCGCATATTCAGATCTCGCAGCATATCAAGACGGAAAATGGCGGGTTCGTCCCGATGCTGAACGGGACTTTTGTCTCGCCAGTGCCCATTCCCGCCTTTGTCGATGGCCCTCACCCACAGGGAATGCAGGCGTTCAAcgggccgccgccgccaccacctcccaatccTGTTCTCGAACCATCGGCCATGTCCAAGCCGAAGGGAGGTTCGGGAGGCGGgggctgctgtggtggtggcaacaAGGCATCCCCCATTCAGGCGCCTCCTCCAGTGCCGGCTCCTCTTCctacccctcctcaacagcaaatGCCGAACACAATGCCACCACCCCAATCACAGAATGCCCCGTCaggcggaggcggcagcTGTTGCAGCAGCAAATCTTCGCAGCCACCCCCCATGCCCCAGATGAGCCCCAACGCTATGCAGGCACCCCCTCAGCCGGGTTTTGGTCAGGGATTCATTCCCCAGTATCAGACTCCGATCGATATCAAGATGGAAAACatgcaccaccatcagccatTCCAGTTTCCCGGTCAGACTGTGTTCACCTATCCCGCCGAGTATGGCTCATGGCAGATGCCCATCAACCCAGCCATCTGGCAGCAAGTTGTCTCACGGCCGCCcacgcagcagcaacacgAGACGCCTATTTCTGCCACTGCTCccaacggcaacaacggGACCGTGGGCGGGAACTCTCACGAGTGCGGCTGTGGTGAGGGCTGCCAGTGTGTTGGCTGCCTGGCTCATCCGTTCAACTCGCAAATGCTTCAGTATGTGCAGAACGCCTACagccccaacagcagccacgGCAACAGCAGGAGCGCGGATTCCAGCGCCAATGCCAGTCCCAGCGCGAACCCTTTGAACCTGGCGAGTCCTGTGGAGATTCCCAGCGGGCCGGAGCTGCCGCCATCACACCAGACACAAccgcagccaccaccaaggccgaACGCGAACGAGTCTGATGGCTCGTCGAACGCGCCAACTCCGCCGAACGAGGGATCGCCGGCTCTGTCgaacgaggaggagctgacgGCGCTGGATTACTATTTTGTCCACTTGCCCATTTCGGCTTTGTGCGTGGGGGCGTTGGACATGTGCCCTTGCGACGAGTCTTGCGAGTGTGTGGGGTGTTTGGTGCATAACACTGCGGGATTCCCTcagggggatggggggttcTCTTAG
- a CDS encoding hypothetical protein (EggNog:ENOG503NY6C), producing the protein MLNSRTRSRSPARSPSRRDGDRDRERRRERERCRERSRDRGDGHRSHHHPSRHHHSSPPTLPFHRAPLTKTSLHSHTQLFQSYLSTVKNLSFGSLSETEAKGRWKSFTGKWNRGELSEEWYNHPSLPPPSSKIHTPSFSPAPSIPELNPGTNKSDDDDGDDDDDDDDDEYIPPLPTQNQAQQHGRHGPAIPTRDDLTHRDELLETERGRSLDDHRYERKTFRKFHREQLDELVPKADPGSRERKLERKREVTEKLKGFGQDKEQGVEEVNEGDLMGGDDAIEELKRMKKLREERQNQRQSRREEEEMLRRQEREERVRGYKEREERVMEGLRGLVRERFGGC; encoded by the coding sequence ATGCTCAACTCGAGAACACGATCAAGATCACCTGCTCGCTCACCATCACGACGAGATGGTGACAGAGACAGGGAAAGGAGGCGTGAGAGGGAACGTTGCAGAGAGAGGAGCCGCGATCGGGGAGATGGACACcgctctcaccaccacccctcccgtCACCATCactcgtcaccaccaacattGCCCTTCCACCGCGCCCCATTAACCAAAACCTCACTGCACTCCCACACCCAGCTCTTTCAATCCTACCTCTCCACCGTCAAGAATTTGTCTTTCGGCTCCCTCTCGGAAACGGAGGCAAAAGGCCGCTGGAAGAGTTTTACTGGAAAGTGGAACAGGGGGGAGTTGAGCGAGGAGTGGTATAACCACCCTTCtttaccaccaccatcatcaaagatACAcaccccttccttctcccctgccccctcaATCCCAGAACTGAACCCCGGCACCAACAAAtccgacgatgacgacggcgacgacgacgacgacgacgatgacgatgagtACATCCCTCCTTTACCAACCCAAAATCAAGCGCAGCAGCATGGTCGCCATGGCCCAGCAATCCCAACAAGAGATGACCTCACCCACCGCGACGAGCTGTTGGAGACGGAAAGGGGGCGCTCTCTTGATGACCACCGGTACGAGAGGAAAACTTTTAGGAAATTCCACAGGGAGCAGCTTGACGAGCTTGTTCCAAAGGCGGATCCGGGGTCGAGGGAACggaagctggagaggaagagggaagtGACTGAGAAGCTGAAGGGGTTCGGACAGGACAAGGAgcagggggtggaggaggtgaacgAAGGGGATctgatgggtggtgatgatgcgatcgaggagctcaagaggatgaagaagttgagagaggagaggcagaATCAGAGGCAGAGtcggagggaggaggaggagatgctgagacggcaggagagggaggaacgGGTGAGGGGGTAtaaggaaagggaggagagggtgatggaggggctgagggggttggttagggagaggtttggggggtgttga
- a CDS encoding hypothetical protein (COG:S; EggNog:ENOG503P2R4) yields MTTNPPPAAAAAAAAAAAAATAAFPFPKEHSFPPFFTPQINLSTRHAQLSKWSSLILAYCRHHKLYRISLSDATTSPASVIYPLFNNETINRRLEVSYMKEMIDFMKRQGRAEWYGGKEGDLVWVYWRTPEEWAGLLERWADETGNRGVVVTVYELAEGEGTRGSGEFLMMGSRKGSWLTA; encoded by the coding sequence AtgaccaccaacccccccccagcagcagcagcagcagcagcagcagcagcagcagcagcaacagcagcattccccttcccaaaagagcactccttcccccccttcttcaccccccaaATCAACCTCTCGACCCGGCACGCCCAGCTCTCCAAGTGGTCTTCCCTCATCTTGGCCTATTGTCGACACCACAAGCTCTACcgcatctccctctccgaTGCGACCACTTCCCCTGCATCGGTTATCTaccccctcttcaacaacgaaACAATCAACCGGCGGCTGGAAGTCTCTTACATGAAGGAGATGATCGATTTTATGAAACGACAAGGGAGGGCGGAGTGGTATGGAGGTAAAGAAGGGGATCTGGTCTGGGTGTACTGGAGAACGCCGGAGGAGtgggcggggttgttggagcgGTGGGCTGACGAGACGGGGAataggggggtggtggtgactgttTATGAGttggctgagggggaggggacgaggGGGTCCGGTGAGTTTCTGATGATGGGTAGCAGAAAGGGGTCGTGGCTGACAGCGTGA
- the NDC80 gene encoding kinetochore-associated Ndc80 complex subunit ndc80 (COG:D; EggNog:ENOG503NUWD; BUSCO:EOG092619RJ): MDCPARMFCLPQQPSAVQQSVALASCRNAPVAAVAPRLAKTTLLRTSTTNLSIPRRKYRLTPRLRISLGPSNHPAIRRRTGQTHRAKPTGGECVSDRGGTSPLAHFFFFFYTSPTMSSRRPRETLGGLNLNSAIPQPPSAMKRQSHIGSIGGPTSHARSMSGSRHSLALQRPNQPMFQRSSSGTNLADVGLSSVKRASVSAYTGAGSNTTSLKPSYHTTGGGPSSSQDNDRRSSVYRARPSGVGGPSSSGMGIPTGGHQSFFQQAPQAAGVPRDPRPLRDRSYQNRLGQELVEYLAQNNFEMEMSHKLSDNFIKSPTQKDFNFMFQWLYRRIDPSYRFQKNIDQEVPPLLKQMRYPYEKSITKSQIAAVGGQNWSTFLGLLHWMMQLAQMLDRYAHNQYDEACLEAGVDVTGDTIIFNFLTRAYQNWLNMDDDAGDEDVEAALAPHVERMAAEFHDGNAKYYEELKMLEAENERLQKEIEELEKSTPDPAVLDNHFKIMQEDRAKFEEYNTLVSEKSDRYEAKNRILQQELEKLVDEVREAEEERRRLQRAVDEQGISMQDIDRMTGNRERLQREIESANLRLEEVKRKVLDRELEASRRLEELERAVDKFNTVAYQIGLIPATAVNAKGKEYELQVTVNDGPSDFSSSLGPSSSAAAGQGGGGDRLLQDSTTGYQPAHILNLDLRGEVKNSFLVLRKEVSERRKQALDVMMEDHDLLDRAKEAIEDKRNEVEALQHRVRAAEEEYEKTKESTSAQKMASDAQIEKMEKELAKMRSQLSESVQLMEQREMNTNIEYEQLTLRANALREELHTETMRMLNDVIKFKMHVQKNLEEYESFVADELEKELGSDEMRDDTQAIDM; encoded by the exons ATGGACTGCCCCGCCCGCATGTTTTGTTTACCACAGCAACCGAGCGCTGTACAGCAAAGTGTCGCTCTCGCCAGTTGTCGCAACGCTCCTGTCGCCGCTGTTGCCCCGCGACTTGCCAAAACGACCTTGCTGCGAACCTCGACGACAAACCTCTCGATACCTCGACGAAAGTACCGACTCACCCCTCGTTTGCGCATATCCCTCGGGCCAAGCAACCATCCCGCGATACGCCGGCGTACTGGGCAAACTCACCGTGCAAAACCAACAGGAGGGGAGTGTGTGAGCGACAGAGGGGGGACCAGCCCTCTAGcccatttttttttttttttttatacatCACCAACCATGTCGAGCCGTCGACCGCGCGAGACCCTCGGGGgtctcaacctcaactcTGCCatcccccagcccccctccGCCATGAAGCGACAATCCCACATTGGCAGCATCGGCGGCCCAACCAGCCATGCGCGCTCCATGTCCGGCTCGCGCCACTCCCTGGCCCTGCAACGTCCAAACCAGCCCATGTTCCagcgctcctcctccggcaccaaCCTAGCCGACGTAGGTCTCTCCTCGGTCAAGCGCGCCTCGGTATCGGCCTACACCGGCGccggcagcaacaccacctccctaaAACCGTCCTACCACACCACCGGCGGAGGACCCTCGAGCAGTCAAGACAACGACCGCCGCAGCAGCGTCTACCGGGCCCGTCCCTCGGGCGTCGGCGGCCCGAGCAGCAGCGGGATGGGCATCCCAACGGGTGGCCACCAAAGCTTCTTCCAACAAGCCCCCCAAGCAGCCGGCGTCCCCCGCGACCCCCGTCCCCTCCGAGACCGGTCCTACCAGAACCGACTGGGCCAGGAACTCGTCGAATACCTCGCCCAAAACAACTTTGAGATGGAAATGAGCCACAAGCTCTCGGACAACTTCATCAAGTCCCCCACCCAAAAAGACTTCAATTTCATGTTCCAGTGGCTCTACAGGCGCATCGACCCCAGCTATCGCTTCCAGAAGAACATTGACCAAGAAGTGCCCCCCCTCCTGAAGCAAATGCGCTACCCATACGAGAAGAGCATCACGAAATCCCAAATCGCGGCCGTGGGGGGACAGAACTGGAGCACGTTTCTGGGTTTGCTGCACTGGATGATGCAGCTGGCGCAGATGCTCGATCGGTATGCTCACAACCAGTATGATGAGGCTTGTCTGGAGGCTGGGGTCGACGTCACGGGGGACACCATTATTTTCAACTTCTTGACGCGAGCATACCAGAACTGGCTCAACATGGATGATGAcgcgggggatgaggatgtcgaggCCGCACTGGCGCCGCAtgtggagaggatggcggccGAGTTTCACGACGGGAATGCAAAGTACTatgaggagctcaagatgctggaggcggagaaCGAGAGGTTGCAGAaagagattgaggagctggagaagagcaCGCCTGACCCGGCGGTGCTGGACAATCACTTCAAGATCATGCAGGAGGACAGGGCCAAGTTTGAGGAGTACAACACGTTGGTTTCGGAAAAGTCCGACAGGTACGAGGCGAAGAATCGGATTCTGCAgcaggagttggagaagctggtcgacgaggtgagggaggcggaggaggagaggaggaggctgcagagggcggtggatgagCAGGGGATCAGCATGCAGGATATCGACCGGATGACTGGGAACCGGGAGCGTCTGCAGAGGGAGATAGAGTCTGCCAATCTGCGGCTGGAGGAAGTGAAGCGGAAGGTGCTGGAtcgggagctggaggcgagcaggaggttggaggagctggagagggcggtggacAAGTTCAACACGGTGGCCTATCAGATCGGGCTGATACCGGCCACTGCGGTCAACGCCAAGGGGAAGGAGTACGAGCTGCAGGTTACGGTGAATGATGGGCCGTCGGACTTTTCGTCGTCGCTGgggccgtcgtcgtcggccgCGGCGGgacaagggggagggggagataGGCTTCTGCAGGACTCGACGACGGGGTATCAGCCGGCACATATCCTGAACTTGGACCTGCGCGGGGAGGTTAAGAACAGCTTCTTGGtgctgaggaaggaggtgtCGGAACGGAGAAAACAGGCGCTGGacgtgatgatggaggatcATGACCTGCTGGACCGGGCCAAGGAGGCGATTGAGGACAAGAGGAACGAGGTGGAGGCGCTGCAGCACCGGGtgagggcggcggaggaggagtatgagaagaccaaggagTCGACGAGCGCGCAAAAGATGGCGAGCGACGCGCAGattgagaagatggagaaggagctggccaagatgagGTCGCAGCTGAGCGAGAGCGTGCAGCTGATGGAGCAGAGGGAGATGAATACGAACATTGA GTACGAACAGTTGACGCTGCGGGCGAACGCGCTCAGGGAGGAGCTGCATACCGAGACGATGCGCATGCTGAACGACGTGATCAAGTTCAAGATGCACGTGCAGAAGAACTTGGAGGAGTACGAGAGCTTCGTGGCGgacgagctggagaaggagttggggagTGACGAGATGAGAGATGATACCCAGGCTATTGACATGTAg
- the PEX14 gene encoding peroxisomal membrane protein pex14 (BUSCO:EOG092643S6; EggNog:ENOG503NZWU; COG:M; COG:O; COG:U), which translates to MAIREELVASAATFLQDPSVAASPIDKKVAFLQAKNLTQEEVNVALARVGAGVAPPQAYTSQAVIPAQQQQQQQHQPPQQYYGQQYPPQQQYPPYGWQPQPQQQTVPPRRDWRDWFIMATVVSGVSYGLFSLGKRYVYPLIAPPTPERLERDKKSIDEQFEKTFALVEQLAKDTEALKATETERTEKLDTALNELETVIGDLKSANRRRDDEAQRVRDDVQSLKDSIPRALNNQKDLTDTRLREVNAELKSLKTLITQRMNPTATSTSVNNYLRPSTGGTTPAASPAAVTPAAPATVENGDEAPKTTTYSDYLTGNHNRTGSASASSPFNSGMTAKASIPAWQMMASKKGAAAAAAGPSSSSSTEGGEAAAAAGSSGNSTDTPAASS; encoded by the exons ATGGCTATTCGTGAGGAGCTTGTCGCTTCGGCAGCGACGT TCCTGCAAGACCCCAGCGTCGCCGCGTCCCCGATCGACAAGAAGGTCGCCTTCCTGCAAGCAAAGAACCTGACCCAGGAAGAGGTAAACGTTGCCCTCGCTCGCGTCGGTGCTGGCGTAGCGCCGCCACAAGCATACACATCCCAGGCCGTAATCCcagcacaacagcaacaacaacaacaacaccaaccaccccaacagTACTACGGGCAGCAATACCCCCCACAGCAGCAATACCCCCCATACGGATggcaaccacaaccacagcagcaaaccGTCCCACCTCGGCGTGATTGGCGTGACTGGTTCATAATGGCTACTGTCGTCAGCGGCGTCTCCTACGGCCTCTTCTCCCTAGGGAAGCGCTACGTCTACCCCCTCAtcgcccccccaacccccgaaCGGCTGGAGCGAGACAAGAAATCCATCGATGAGCAATTCGAAAAGACGTTTGCCTTGGTGGAGCAGCTGGCCAAAGACACGGAAGCCCTCAAGGCCACCGAGACGGAACGCACCGAAAAGCTCGACACGGCCCTCAACGAACTCGAGACGGTGATCGGAGACCTCAAGTCGGccaaccgccgccgcgacGACGAGGCGCAGCGGGTTAGGGATGACGTCCAGAGCCTCAAGGACTCAATCCCCCGCGCGTTGAACAACCAAAAGGACCTCACTGACACCAGGCTGAGGGAGGTCAATGCTGAGCTCAAGAGCTTGAAGACGTTGATCACGCAGCGGATGAACCCGACTGCCACTTCGACCAGTGTGAATAATTATCTTCGCCCGTCCACCGGCGGAACCACTCCTGCTGCTAGCCCGGCTGCTGTGACGCCCGCGGCCCCGGCTACGGTTGAGAATGGGGATGAGGCTCCCAAAACTACGACGTATTCGGATTATTTGACTGGTAACCACAACCGGACCGGTTCCGCTTCTGCCTCGTCGCCTTTTAACAGCGGGATGACGGCCAAGGCGTCGATTCCGGCTTGGCAAATGATGGCTTCGAAGaagggtgctgctgctgcggcggcggggccgtcgtcgtcgtcatcgacggagggtggtgaggcggcggcggcggcggggagcAGTGGGAACAGCACTGATACCCCTGCTGCGAGCTCGTAG
- a CDS encoding hypothetical protein (EggNog:ENOG503NVU7; COG:V; MEROPS:MER0033274) encodes MPEVRSVEGEWTGYRANATSSSRLPEGLSQRELYSEMMKEATGKSTILYFHGGAYWLMDPATHRPTTKTLAKVTGGRCFSVRYRLAPEDPFPAAVMDGLVAYLGLLYPEEGAFHAAVPAEEIVFAGDSAGGNLCLSLLQLILHLHRSGRKEVMYNGRTVDIPIPAGLALNSPWTDVTHSSPSCVSNAPFDYLPEPSVLHSAESKRPACSIWPSTPKRRHIYVSDELMTHPLVSVVLAKSWEGAPPVYICTGWELLADEDKYLAKKMWEEDGVRVRLEEYEGMPHCFGLIFPGLKEARRCFSGWGGFIKEVVEGSGERGSRFLTVRAGTLEEVERKGEEVSRMRGEVVRRRMEGMLRGGPEAVAKL; translated from the exons ATGCCCGAGGTGAGGAGTGTGGAAGGTGAATGGACGGGCTACCGCGCCAACGCCACTTCCTCCAGCCGTCTCCCGGAGGGTTTGTCACAGAGGGAGCTGTACAGCGAAATGATGAAGGAAGCAACCGGCAAGTCAACAATCCTCTACTTCCACGGCGGCGCCTACTGGCTCATGGACCCGGCCACTCACCGCCCCACAACAAAAACACTGGCCAAAGTCACCGGGGGGAGGTGCTTCAGCGTGCGGTACCGTCTCGCGCCAGAGGACCCGTttccggcggcggtgatggacGGGTTGGTGGCTTACCTGGGGCTTTTATACCCGGAAGAGGGGGCTTTTCACGCTGCTGTTCcggcggaggagattgtTTTTGCGGGtgatag TGCTGGTGGCAACCTCTGCTTGTCACTGTTgcagctcatcctccaccttcacAGATCAGGCCGGAAGGAAGTGATGTACAACGGCAGAACAGTCGACATCCCAATCCCGGCAGGCCTGGCGTTGAACTCCCCCTGGACGGACgtcacccactcctccccatcttgtGTGTCAAACGCACCGTTTGATTACCTACCCGAACCATCTGTTCTCCACTCTGCAGAATCCAAACGCCCTGCTTGCTCCATCTGGCCTTCTACCCCCAAACGTCGCCACATTTATGTCTCTGACGAATTGATGACCCACCCGCTGGTGTCGGTGGTTCTGGCAAAGAGCTGGGAGGGAGCGCCGCCGGTTTACATCTGTACTGGCTGGGAGCTGCTCGCGGATGAGGATAAGTATCTCGCGAAAAAGAtgtgggaagaggacggGGTGAGGGTTAGGTTGGAGGAGTACGAGGGCATGCCGCACTGTTTTGGGTTGATTTTCCCGGGCttgaaggaggcgaggaggtgtttttcggggtggggggggtttatcaaggaggttgttgagggaagtggggagagggggagtaGGTTCTTAACTGTTAGGGCGGGGacgctggaggaggtggagaggaagggggaggaggttagtcggatgaggggggaggtggtcaggaggaggatggaggggatgttgaggggagggcCGGAGGCGGTTGCGAAGTTGTga